In Porites lutea chromosome 9, jaPorLute2.1, whole genome shotgun sequence, a single window of DNA contains:
- the LOC140948873 gene encoding uncharacterized protein, with the protein MKFVGWKKFIMDIITRFLFSCFLGISIAVADLPRIINITKPPLLTLGADVTLSCVAKGLSLLNVTWYKGGKVMSHHHGNRTSKAVLTLYNITREDWGEYVCVAKNSVGEDSKTVFIRILPSSPTILHTNTIARNKSWVLRWSAVYSEGHLVKTYTVWHQLWHIVKDNMTRKESWLRENITGFVYRKELAADTRYLFAVTAWNEWGESELEIDKILNISTKFTDAFTHQIERTTNLPATTKPQSTGTSTMPILMSNTKNEEKNNSIPLEALIAVSAFPAVVACAVWLVCYFRRNSAPWKNPRPQQGRKGFSSPSHLNLTSELALESEDRRHSVIMSGSSWFIYGSTPTLTTTTNMDERSSSQPGIADESLFLKPVIPGPSNEAPTFACYDQPTSQDVKVNNRDHVISAMHNHAIFEVREEITRDRKDNISQQVGTETSQQLFDSEGYLVPDDSDSVTRARKKMMPRTGPWLKKALKKENKTFQFQNSTFYIPSERLHVSDGL; encoded by the exons ATGAAATTTGTGGGCTGGAAAAAATTTATTATGGATATAATAACGCGTTTCCTTTTCTCCTGTTTTCTCGGAATTTCTATAGCCGTTGCCGACTTGCCAAGAATCATAAACATTACTAAGCCACCCCTCCTAACACTTGGAGCAGATGTGACCCTCAGTTGTGTTGCCAAGGGGCTATCtcttcttaatgtcacatggtaCAAGGGTGGAAAGGTCATGAGTCACCATCATGGCAACCGTACTTCAAAAGCGGTGCTTACGTTGTATAACATCACCAGAGAAGACTGGGGAGAGTACGTTTGTGTCGCCAAAAACTCCGTTGGTGAAGATTCGAAAACTGTTTTCATCAGAA TTCTTCCTTCAAGCCCAACGATTCTGCATACAAACACGATTGCTCGCAATAAAAGCTGGGTCCTGAGGTGGTCAGCGGTCTACAGCGAGGGGCACTTGGTGAAGACATATACAGTGTGGCACCAACTCTGGCACATAGTAAAGGACAATATGACTCGCAAGGAATCCTGGTTACGAGAGAATATTACTGGCTTTGTGTACCGTAAAGAACTAGCCGCTGACACGCGTTATTTGTTCGCGGTAACAGCTTGGAACGAATGGGGCGAGAGTGAATTGGAGATTGACAAAATACTGAACATATCGACGAAGTTTACAGATGCATTCACTCATCAAATAGAGAGAACAACAAATCTACCAG CTACAACGAAGCCACAGTCGACTGGAACATCAACAATGCCAATCTTAATGAGCAACACGAAAAATGAGGAGAAAAATAATTCCATCCCTCTGGAGGCGTTAATTGCCGTCTCTGCGTTTCCTGCAGTTGTAGCATGTGCTGTTTGGTTGGTTTGCTATTTTAGGCGAAACAGCGCTCCCTGGAAAAATCCAA GGCCCCAGCAAGG GAGGAAAGGATTTTCTTCTCCTTCGCATTTGAATCTCACATCTGAGCTG GCTCTGGAGTCAGAGGATAGAAGGCACTCAGTAATTATGTCAGGATCATCGTGGTTTATCTACGGTTCGACACCAACACtaacaacaacgacaaataTGGACGAGCGCAGTAGTAGCCAACCAGGCATTGCTGACGAATCCCTTTTTTTAAAGCCAGTTATTCCTGGACCAAGCAATGAAGCTCCTACCTTTGCATGCTACGATCAGCCCACCTCACAGGATGTTAAAGTGAACAACCGAGATCATGTTATCTCTGCAATGCACAATCATGCTATATTTGAAGTGCGAGAAGAGATAACCAGGGATCGGAAAGACAATATAAGTCAGCAAGTTGGCACCGAAACGTCTCAGCAATTGTTTGATTCCGAAGGTTACCTTGTGCCGGATGATAGCGACAGTGTGACAAGAGCGAGGAAAAAGATGATGCCTCGGACTGGACCGTGGTTAAAAAAAGCGttaaagaaggaaaacaaaacatttcaatTCCAAAACTCCACTTTTTATATCCCTTCCGAGCGCTTGCATGTTTCAGATGGGCTATAA